In Deinococcus fonticola, the genomic window CTATGTCCTGTGGACAGAGGCCACCTACTGGCACCCGCTGGGCTTTCTGGGTTCTACAGATGACGCCCAGCAGAACGCCCACACCTTTGTGCAGGCGCTTCTGGATGACGTGAACTAGACTCCCCTCATCACCCCTTCCGCCCCGGCCAGTGTGCCGGGGTTTTCTGTGGCCTTTTTGGTGACGCCACCAAAAACGACAATTTGTCGCAAGTTAAGCACCACCACGCGCGAGGAAAATAAGCTGGGCAACGCAACGGCGGAATCCGCCGTTGCGCCCTCGTTCGCCGCCCACGCACGCGAGGGAATAAGTACGGGAATCCTGTACTTTCCCCGGCGCATCTATAACTTTGTTAGAGATGCATTCAAAGCGCCCACACGCGCGAGGGGGAAGTAGCGGAATCCTCTACTTATTCCCAGGTGTCTTTACCCTCAAGCCTGTTTCAAGGCACCTTCACGGGCTTCCTGTGGCCTCGTTTTTGCGCCGTATGTACTCGATGAGGGCCGTCTCGACGATATCCCCCAGCGTCAAGCCCTGGAGGGCCGCCACAGAGGCCGCTGCCCGCTTCAGTTCCGGCCTGATCCGCACATTCAACTGTTCGCGGGGCACGTCGGTACGCCTGACTTCACCCTCACCAGCCCGCTTGCCCCGCTGCTGTGGAGGCAGGGCATACGCGCCTGGTTCCCTCAATGCGTGCGCCGCTCCACCCGGCCTTTCAAGCCCTTCCGGCTGTACCACCTTCCCCGGCTGTGCCTGCTCTGCTAGCACTTCCGGCTGTGGCTGCTGTTCCGGCTGGCTGGCATAGTCGAAACGATTCTTCCGGCTCACTTCACCACCTCTGCGGCCACCGCCTGAACGTCTGCCCACGCTTCCCCGGCGCGGTCGTCTCGCACGTCACGCACCAGGCCGCCCACCTCAGCCGCCCGTTCATGGGCCGCGTACCGCCTCACCACCGCGTCCAGGCAGGGCACACCCGCCGCCCGCAGCGCATCCCGCGCATCATGGCCCACACGGCCCACTGGCGGGGCTTTCGTGATGACCACCCTCACCACGCCGCCCGGATCCTTCAGGGCACGCCACAGGGCCAGCGTGGAACCGATCTCCAGCCGTGAGACGCCGCAGGGGATCAGCACCCGGTCAAAGCTGCCCACCATTTCCGCCAGGTCATCCCGTGATGGTCTGCCTTCACTGTCCACAAGAAGGAAGTCCGCCTGCTGGACTCCCTGCCTGGTCTGCTCAGGCGACAGCACCCGGAAGGGCACACTGGCCAGCCCGGCCCACGTCAGGCAGGACTGAATGCGGGTGTCTTCGTCCACCAGTACCACCTTCCCCCGGTCACTCAGCGCCCCGGCCAGGTTGAAAGCCAGGGTGGACTTCCCCACGCCGCCCTTCTCAGACGTCACGGCTATTCGGTACATGCTGGGCAGCGTACCGGCAAACGGCCGGAACTGCGAGAATAGATAGCATTCCCGGCAATGCTCACACAGAATTAGAACTAATCGACATTAGTACGGGAACCGCTCAATTTGAGCGATTTGAAACGCGAGTGCGGACAGGACAGTCTGAAATGGGGGTGCCGTTTGAAACGGAATCCCCACCAACTGCCGGTTAGAACGGAAGTTGGCAGTCTGCCAGCGAAATAATTTCGCTGGCACCCAGTGTCGCTCCCGCGTGCGCGTGGGGCTGCCACGTACGGAAATAATTTCCGCACGTCAACCCAGGTCGCGCCCGTGTGCGCGTGGGG contains:
- a CDS encoding ParA family protein, encoding MYRIAVTSEKGGVGKSTLAFNLAGALSDRGKVVLVDEDTRIQSCLTWAGLASVPFRVLSPEQTRQGVQQADFLLVDSEGRPSRDDLAEMVGSFDRVLIPCGVSRLEIGSTLALWRALKDPGGVVRVVITKAPPVGRVGHDARDALRAAGVPCLDAVVRRYAAHERAAEVGGLVRDVRDDRAGEAWADVQAVAAEVVK